The sequence GATGAACACGAATTTCGCATCCACCACCTGTTCGGCATCGGTCTTGGTGTTGGTATAGGTCACGCGCCAGCTGCCATCGGCATTGCGCTGGATATCGGAAACCTCGCTATTGACCTGAAGGTCGAAATTCTGGTCGCCCTGCAGATGCGAGACGAACTGGCGGGTGATTTCGCCGAATTCCATGTCGGTGCCGAGCGGCGACCAGGTCGCGCCGATCTTCTGGGAAGGATCGCGGCCTTCCATCATCAGCGGCACCCACTTCTTGATCTGCTCGGGATCGGTGGAATATTCCATGCCGGCGAAAAGCGGGCTGGCCTTGAGCGCCTGATAGCGCTTTTCCAGATAGGCGACGTTCTCGTCACCCCAGACGAAGCTCATATGCGGCGTGTGGTTGATGAAGGAGCGCGGGTTCTTCAAGACGCCGTTGCGCACCTGCCAGGCCCAGAACTGCCGGGAAATCTGGAAGGATTCGTTGATGTTGACGGCCTGGGTGATCTTGATGTTGCCGTTGTCGTCTTCCGGCGTGTAGTTGAGCTCGGCGAGCGCCGAGTGGCCGGTGCCGGCATTGTTCCAGCCATTCGAGCTTTCAAGCGCCACGCCATCCAGCCGTTCCAGCATCTGCATCGACCAGGTGGGTTCGAGTTCGCGCAGCCACACACCGAGCGTCGCGCTCATGATGCCGCCGCCGATCAAAAGCACATCGACCTTCTTGGCGGTCGTGCTGGCGAGAAGCGGAGAGGAGGGCAGCGCTGCTGCGGCAATCCCGGCAAGCGCGCCACCCAGAACCTGACGGCGGTTCATGGGAAACGCGTGGGAAAGGGAAGTGTCCTGGGAAAGATCAGTGAGCTGGGATTTGTCTTGATCGATGGGAGTCACGGCCATACCTGATTCTTGTTTTGTGTTAAAAACACTCCTCCCAACCGCCCCGTTATAGCAAAGCGCAAAGCGGCACAACCCGGAGCAATTCACTCCAGTTCAAGCGCTTTTGCATGGGTTTTGCCGGGACATATGGTCGCAACGGCGAATTTTATGGTTTTGCCAATCGCCATTTTTGTGACTGTGAAGATTAGCTGAGGCTTTCAAACGGTTGAAAGGCCTCTCCCGGCCGGATATCGCGGAAAGGCCCTCTGACGCCGTTTGCTGGGCGTCGTGGACCGCAGGGTGTCTGCCTTCCGCAAAATTTTTTTCAGAAAAATGACGATAATCCCGAAAAAGTGAAAAGGCCCGCCGGTTCGGGCGGGCCCTGCCTGTTCGGTTTTGGGCCAAAGGCTCAGTTTGCGGCGAGGAATTCCGCGCAGTAGCTGGGACCGTTGACGCCGGGGCGGTCGGAGACCGTGCGCACCGAGGTGATCGTATAGTTGCTGGAAACGGTCAGTTGCACCGTGCAGGAGAGCGAGGCGGTGCGGGCGGGCGAAATCTGCCGGCCCTTCTTGCCGTCCTTGCCTTCTTCGAACCTGGCTGGAACGGTGGCCTTCTTGTAGCCGCCGCGCCAGTTATAGATGGTCGAGCTGCCGGATTCCGTGTCGCTCAGCGGCGGGCCGAATTTTGCGAAGAAAATGCCTGCCGACTGGCCGACCCACCGCGTTTCAACGGGGCTCTTCTGGGTGAAGGAGGGAGTGGAGCCGCCCGTGGAGGTGGTGCAGGCCGAGAGCGCAATGGCAAACGCTGCGAGCGTTACGCTGCGAAATAGCATGGTGAAATGTCCTTTGTGCCGTGTCCGGCATCCCGCCGGTCATTCCGTTCCCCTAGCAGATTTGGCGGCGGCGGGCAGGGGAGGTATGCGGCCCGATGAAAATTTCCTGCCACAATTGCTTTTTTGTAACGTTTTGCAGCCTTGCGCCCCGTGTTGCGGGCGACTGGCGGTGCTGTTTCAGCTGAGGCGAAAAACTTGTCATAAAAAATGCAATAAGCCGCTTGTCGAATGCCGGAGGCTGGTCTATAGAAGCGCCGCTGGTCACGGAGTGTAGCGCAGTCTGGTAGCGCACCACGTTCGGGACGTGGGGGTCGGAGGTTCGAATCCTCTCACTCCGACCAGCTTGAAGCCCAATAGATACAGCGGCTTGCAACTGATCCCGATATTTCCTGAAAATCCCCCAATAAAAGTCTTGTACCGAAACCGGACCGGTTTGGAGTGTATTCGCCGCTCGTGTCTGAAAATCCGGGCGCGGGTGCGAATAAGTGCCTTCAAATTCCCGCTCTTCAATCGGTGCCCGATTTGGGATGCGGTGGCGCCACCTTTGGGGCTTTTGTTGCCATAACCGCCTGTCCGAACGAAAGAGGCCCGTCGCTCCGCCAAGCGCCAGGCCTCAATGTCGCGGCCTTGTTTCAGGGGACGCGCGACACGCGTCGTCTTAGAATCGCCAATCCTGATCCACAACCTAAGAAGTTACCCGTCACCGCCATTGGCCCTGAATTTCAAGGGCATCGTGATGATCAACTTATCGCGATCAAAAAAGAGGCCCGCTGTTTTTACAAACAACGAGCCTCTGTTGGGCCGCTTGGCGGAGCGACCACGTGCAAATTCGCCTTTTGCGCATGAACGTCAAATGAACAAACGGCTTCTTCCGATGCCGAGAAACAACCCGTAAAAATCAGGGGCGTCATGGATCGGAAAGCCGCCTCGGCCGTTATCCAACCATAACAACGATGGAGGATAGCATGCTGAAGGGTATCGCATTGTGGGCTATGGGCGTTCCGATCTTCGTGATCATTCTGCTTTATATGTTTGTATTTTAAGCTGGTTCGGGGCTCTCGAACAAAAAAGGCGACCGCTTGACGGTCGCCTTTTTGTTGCCTGCATACGCGTCTGTCAGTCGAGGTCGCCGATCAGTCGCGAGGCTGTCGCTGCATCCGTGCGGCGGATGTCGATCTCGTCGCGGTGTTTGGCCAGCAGTTCGCTCGCCAGCAGCTTTTCAGCAAGGCCGGCGGGCAGCGAAAGGATGACCCTGTCGCCCTTTTCTTCCGTCGCACCCGTGCTGCGTTTGCCGGCGATCATGCCGCCCGCAACCGTGTTGTTGGTGTCGGGGTCGATCAGGATGAAGGAGCCGGTCGCCCGGTTCTGTTCATAAGGATCGAATATCGCCGTCTCGTCGAAGGAAAGCCGCACCTTGCCGATGGCGTTCATCGGCAGCGAGGTTTCATGCGCCTGCCATTCGCCTTCCTTCAGGTTCAGCTGGCTGACAGGCTGCACGCTGACACGCTGGCGGCGGCTGCCGCTTTTCAGCCAGTAGCGCTTGCCTGCCTCGATGCCGCCAGGCTGCAACGCCACGATCTGGGCGTCGAAGGCAAGGCCGGTCTGCGGCTGCGCCTCGATGGAGACGATCATGTCGCCGCGCGACACATCCACCTGACGGTCGAGGACGAGCGTGACCGCATCGCCCGCGACGGCGGCGTTGCGCACCAGATCGAAGGTGACGATCTGCTTGACGTTCGCGACCATGCCGGAAGGCAGGACGACGACGCTGTCGCCCGGCTTTACCGAACCGCCGGCAACCGTGCCCTGATAACCGCGAAAGCTTTCACCGGGGCGCGAGACACGCTGCACCGGCAGGCGGAAGCCGCCGGACTGCGCGGAGCGCACGGTGGCAAGCTCCAGCGTTTCCACCAGCGTCGGGCCTTCATACCAGGGCATGGAGGACTTGCCGGAGAGAACGACGTTTTCACCCTTCAGGGCCGACATCGGAATGGCGGTGATCTGCTTGATGCCGAGATTGGACGCGAAATCGCGGAATTCATGGGCGATCAGTTCGAAACCGGCCTTGTCATAGTTGGTCAGGTCGATCTTGTTGACCGCCAGCACGAATTGCCGGATGCCCATCAGCGCCGCAATGGTGGCGTGACGGCGGGTCTGTTCGAGAATGCCGGTGCGCGCATCCACCAGAAGCACGGCGAGATCGGCCGTCGAAGCGCCGGTCGCCATGTTGCGGGTATATTGCTCATGACCGGGGGTGTCGGCGACGATGAAGGCGCGCCGGTCGGTGGCGAAATAGCGATAGGCGACATCGATGGTGATGCCCTGTTCGCGCTCCGCCTGAAGACCGTCGAGCAGCAGCGCGAAATCGGGCAGGCCGAGATCGTTCTGCTTGCCGCTGTCGCGGTGCAGGGTTGCGGCTTGGTCTTCCTTGACGGCCTTGGTGTCCCAGAGAAGGCGGCCGATCAGGGTCGATTTGCCGTCATCGACGCTGCCGCAGGTGATGAGGCGCAGCGGACGCGTATCGCGCGTTGCCTTCGAATGTTCGGCAAAGGGCAGAATGGTGGCGGAAGAGGGGGGATTGATGGCGGCGGCACTCATCAGAAATACCCCTCGCGCTTCTTCTTCTCCATCGAGCCGGACTGGTCGCGGTCAATCGCGCGGCCCTGCCGTTCGGAAACGGTGGCGATTTCGAGTTCGGCGATCACGTCCTGAAGCGTCGCCGCCTCGGAACGGATGGCGCCGGTCAGCGGGAAGCAACCGAGCGTGCGGAAGCGGATCGAGCCATGCTTGATCTCTTCGCCGGGCAACAGCTCCAGCCGCTCGTCTTCGGCAAGGATCATCATGCCGTCGCGTTCGACATAGGGGCGCTCGGCCGCGTAATAGAGCGGCACCAGCGGAATGTTTTCCGCCTCGATGTAACGCCAGATATCCACTTCGGTCCAGTTGGAGAGGGGGAAGGCGCGCACGCTTTCGCCCTTGCGGACCATGCCGTTATAGATGTTCCACAGTTCCGGGCGCTGGTTGCGCGGGTCCCATTTATGATCGGGCGTGCGGAAGGAATAGATGCGTTCCTTGGCCCGGCTCGCCTCCTCGTCACGGCGCGCACCGCCGAAGGCCGCATCGAACTGGCCGGCGTCGAGCGCCTGCCGCAATGCCTCGGTCTTCATGATGTCGGTGTAGAGCGCCGATCCATGCGAGAAGGGGGTGACGTTTTCCGACGCGCCACGCGGGTTGGTGTAGGAAATCAGGTCGAGATCGTATTCCTTGACGATATTGTCGCGGAATTCGATCATTTCCTTGAACTTCCAGCCGGTATTGACATGCAGCAGCGGGAAGGGAATGCGGCCGGGGAAAAACGCCTTGCGCGCTAAGTGCAGCAGCACGGACGAATCCTTGCCGATGGAATAGAGCATCACGGGTTTGTCGAATTCGGCGGCGACTTCGCGGAAGATGTGAATGGCTTCGTTTTCAAGCGCCTTTAGATGGGGGTCGAGCGGCGGCTTGGATGCGACAGTATTCTTGCTGTCCGTCTCGTGGACTGCGTTGGACATTGTGAACTCCGGGAGATGTACTGAAAGATTATCGTTGCGGGATGGCGGAAACGGCGGATGTCTGCTCCGCACCGGCGACGTGAAGACCGCATTCGCGCTTCTCGTCGTTTTCCCACCACCATCGTCCGGCGCGCTCAGGCTCACCGGGCTTGATGGCGCGCGTACACGGCTCGCAGCCGATGGAGGGGTAACCGCGCTGATGCAACGGGTTGACGGGGATGTTTTCCTTGGCGACATGCGCCCGGATGAGGTCGATATCCCAGTCAGCCAGGGGATTGATCTTGATGAGATTGCGCTCCGCATCGAACTCGGCGAACGGCGTCGTGGCACGATTGCCGGACTGGCCGCGACGAAGGCCGGTGATCCAGAAGGCGGCGCCATCAAGCGCCTTGCCGAGCGGGATCAGCTTTCTGACATGACAGCAGGCGTGACGGGCTTCGACGCTTTCGTAAAAGCCGTTCAGGCCGTATTTTTCGGCATAGGCGTCGATATCGTCCTGCTCCGGGCGGAAGCGGCGGATTTCGATGCCGAAACGCTCTTCGGTTTCATCGATGAGATCGACGGTTTCCTTGAACAGCCGGCCGGTTTCCAGCGTCACGACATCGATCGGCAACCGATGCGTGCCGATGGCGGCGGTGATAACCTGATCCTCGATGCCGAGGCTGGTGGTGAAGACGGCGCGCCCGCCAAGGCCGGCGATAAACGAAAGCCGACCCGCCAGATCGAGCCCGGCAAGCGTGGCGTCGAGGGAAGCGGCATCGGCAGAGGCATTTGCTGAATTGATCGTCATTGTCACGTCCGGGATTTCCATGGCCGATTATTGTTGAAATCCGGCCTCTGGAACAGAAATGACAGTCTTTGTGCGCTGCACTTGAGAGCAAAAATGCCTCTCGCGCGCGTGGTATGAGCAAAAGATACCCGTTCACCTTCTTCGCAGCTTGGATTTGAATTGTGACAACTTCTGCGCTAAGCCGGAATTGCCGGGTTTCCGGGCTTGTGGTCTACTGGTTTTACGATGATTTCGCAGAAGGCAAAATACGCGCTGAGGGCGCTCCTTTCGCTGGCCAAGGCCGACGGTGCCTGTCCTGTGCAGATTTCCGACATTGCCCGCGAACAGGCCATTCCGAAAAAGTTTCTGGAACAGATCCTTCTCGAAATGAAGAAGGAACGCCTTGTCGAAAGCCGGCGCGGCAAGCAGGGCGGTTATCTCTTGGCGCGCCCGGCTGCGGATATCACCTTCGGCGAGGTGCTGCGCCTCATAGACGGGCCGCTTGCCCCCTTGCCCTGCCTGTCGCAGACCGCCTATCGCCGCTGTGAGGATTGCGACGGCGAGAAGCAGTGCGAGATCCGCCACGTCTTTGCCCGCGTGGCCGATGCGACGCGCAACATCCTTTTCAACACCACCATCGCCGATGCCGTGGCCGGTGTCGAAGTGCCCGAGCTTTTGACGGCCTGACACTCGTTTTTTTCCACGTTTCGCTGTCGAGAGTTTGCAACGAAGGCCCTCAACCTGTCCGTCATTCCGGCCTTGAGCCGGAATGACGGATGAGGAGATTGCAATGGTCCCCTTGCCTCGTTCCTTCCAAACGAAAAAATCGTCTAAAACCCCATAATATTTTTCGCCATCGCGGCAAAAAATCGGCAAAAATGTGAAACGGTTTTGCATTCAGCAAAGTTTTACACGACGCTTGTTGCGCCTTTCGCTTATGCTGCGCTGTATTTGTTGCCCGGGAAAACGCTCTCGGGAAACACTTTTTCGATCGTATTCGGCCTCATTGACCAACTCTACTCAACCGGTAGAGTTAAGCCATCGCAATCAGGAGGGAATACCGATGTCCAAGCTTCTGTCCGGTTTGAGCGTTGTTGCGCTTAGCCTCTCACTGGCACTTGGCGGCGCTGGCTCGGCCGCCGCGCAGACCAAGCTGCTCAACGTGTCCTACGATCCGACCCGTGAGCTCTACAAGGATTTCAACGAGGCCTTCGCCAAGAAATGGAAGGCCGACACCGGCGAGGATATCACCATCCAGCAGTCGCATGGCGGCTCCGGCAAGCAGGCGCGCTCGGTCATCGACGGTCTGGAAGCGGATGTGGTGACGCTGGCGCTGCAGAGCGATATCGACGCCATCGTCGAAAATTCCGGCAAGATCAACAAGGACTGGCGCACCCGCCTGCCGCATAATTCGTCGCCTTACACCTCGACCATCGTTTTCCTGGTGCGCAAGGGCAACCCCAAGGGCATCCACAACTGGGGCGATCTGGTGAAGGGCGATATCCAGATCGTCACACCGAACCCGAAAACATCCGGCGGTGCCCGCTGGAACTATCTTGCTGCCTGGGCCTGGGCGAATGAAGAGTTCAAGGGCGATCAGGAGAAGATCAAGGCCTATGTCGGCGATCTCTACAAGCGCGCCCCGGTTCTCGATACCGGCGCCCGCGGCTCCACGGTGACCTTCGCCCAGCGCCAGATCGGCGACGTGCTGCTGGCCTGGGAAAACGAAGCCTATCTCGCCGGCCAGGAATTCGGCGCTGATGCCTTCGATATCGTCGTGCCGCCAATCTCGATCCTTGCCGAACCGCCGGTTGCCGTGGTTGACGCCAATGTCGACGCCAAGGGCACCCGCAAGGCGGCGGAAGCCTATCTGCAATATCTCTATTCCGATGAAGGACAGAATATTGCGGCCAAGCACTTCTACCGTCCGTCCAACCCCGCCGTTGTCTCCAAGGACCTGCTGAAGCAGCTGCCCGATATCAAGCTCGTCACCATCGACGACCCGATCTTCGGTGGTTGGGCCAAGGCGCAGCCGGAACATTTTGGCGATGGCGGCATCTTCGACCAGATTTACAAGCCCGCAAAGTAAGCGGATGATGGGGTGAAACGCGATCACCCCCGTCCGCAGGGACAAACAATAAGAGCCTGATCGACCGGACGCCGTGCCGGTCGATACTTTATAATAAACGCCGGGGAACGCCGGCTCCCAGAGGGCATTTCCAGGAAAAGCGGACCCCGGTTTCCTGTCCTGGAAATGTACAAAAACAAAGATTATCCGGAGCCTTGATGAGCAATAATACATCCGGAAACAGGTGGAAATGGCGGCAGTCGAGCGTCATACCCGGCTTCGGCCTGACGTTTGGTTACACCGTCACCTATCTGTTTCTCATCATTCTTATTCCGCTTGGCGGCCTCGTCTGGTCCACGGCGAAACTTGGTTTTGCAGATTTTATCGCGATTGCCACCGATAGCCGCACGCTGAATGCGCTGCGGGTCAGCTTCGGCACCGCCTTCATCGCCGCTTTGGTCAACGCCGTTTTCGGCGTCATCGTCGCCTGGGTGCTGACACGGTATCGTTTCCCCGGTCGCCGTTTCGTGGATGCCATCGTCGATCTGCCCTTTGCCCTGCCAACGGCGGTCGCCGGTATCGCGCTGACCACGCTTTACGCCAATCGCGGCTGGGTCGGCTCGCTGTTCGAACCCTTCGGTATCAAGATCGCGTTCACGCCGACCGGCATCGTCATCGCCCTGATCTTCATCGGCCTGCCCTTTGTGGTACGCACGGTGCAGCCGGTCATGGAGGAGATCGACCGGCAGGTGGAGGAGGTGGCGGCAACGCTCGGCGCCAACCGTTTCCAGACCATCACCCGCGTTCTGCTGCCAAGCCTCACGCCCGCCATCCTCACCGGTTTTGCGCTGGCCTTCGCACGCGGTGTCGGCGAATATGGCTCGGTCATCTTCATCGCCGGCAATATTCCGTATGTTTCGGAAATCGCGCCGCTCCTCATCGTCATCCGGCTGGAGGAGTTCAATTATGCGGCCGCGACCGGCATCGCCACCATCATGCTGATCATCTCGTTTGCCATGCTGTTCCTCATCAATCTCATTCAGGCCTGGAGCCGCAAGAGGTACGGTTATGTCTGAGACCGCTTCCCGCACCTCCTCCCGGCCGTTTCGCGATCCCGCCAGCGAAAGCCTTCCCGCCCGCCTGGCGCTGGTCGCCATCGCTTTTCTGTTCCTTGCGGCCTTCCTCGTGCTGCCGCTCGTCTCGGTGTTCTTCGAAGCCTTCCGCAAAGGCGGGGAAGCCTTCTGGGAAGCCATCGTCGAGCCGGATGCGCTGTCGGCTATTCGCCTGACTTTGCTTGTCGCCGCCATCTCGGTGCCGCTCAACGTGGTCTTCGGCGTTGCCGCCGCCTGGGCGATCGCCAAGTTCGAATTCAAGGGCAAGGCGTTCCTGATTACGCTGATCGACCTGCCATTCTCGATCTCGCCGGTTATTTCAGGTCTGGTCTATGTCATCCTGTTCTCCGCCCACAGCGTGCTTGGCCCATGGCTGAAGAGTTACGGCATTGAAATCCTGTTTGCCGTGCCGGGCATCGTGCTCGCCACCATCTTCGTCACCTTTCCCTTCGTCGCGCGTGAACTGATCCCGCTGATGCAGGATCAGGGCAATGGCGATGAGGAGGCGGCGATTTCGCTTGGCGCTTCCGGCTGGCAGACCTTCTGGTATGTCACGCTGCCGAATATCAAATGGGGCCTGCTTTACGGCGTGCTGCTCTGCAACGCCCGCGCCATGGGGGAATTTGGCGCCGTTTCCGTCGTATCAGGCCATATTCGCGGTGAGACCAACACCATGCCGCTACATGTGGAGATACTCTATAATGAGTACAATATCGGCGCGGCCTTCGCGGTGGCGACGCTGCTCGCCGGTCTGGCGCTCGTGACGCTCGTTCTCAAAACCATTCTCGAAATACGCTTTGGCGCGGGCAACGCAGCCGGCAAGCATTGAAAGGCATCTTCATGGAAGTGAAAGTTTCCGGCATCACCAAGCAGTTCGATCGGTTTCCGGCGCTGAACGACGTGTCGCTCGACATTCGTTCCGGTGAGTTGATCGCGCTGCTTGGTCCTTCCGGCTCCGGCAAGACGACGTTGCTGCGTCTGATCGCCGGCCTCGAACAGCCGACGCAGGGTCAAATCTTCTTCGGTGATGAGGATGCGTCCCACCGCACGGTGCAGGAGCGCAATGTCGGTTTCGTGTTCCAGCATTACGCCCTGTTCCGTCACATGACGGTGGCCGACAATATCGCCTTTGGCCTCAAGGTGCGCCCCTCCGCCAACCGCCCGCCGAAAGCCGAGATCCGCAAACGCGTATCCGAACTTCTCGACATGGTGCATCTCTCCGGCCTTGAAAAGCGCTATCCAACCCAGCTTTCCGGCGGTCAACGCCAGCGCGTGGCGCTCGCCCGCGCCGTCGCCATCGAGCCGAAGGTCCTGCTTCTCGATGAGCCCTTCGGCGCGCTCGACGCCAAGGTGCGCAAGGAACTGCGCCGCTGGCTGCGCGAATTCCACGACCGTACCGGTCACACCACCGTTTTCGTCACCCACGATCAGGAAGAAGCGCTGGAGCTGGCAGACCGCGTCGTGGTCATGAGCCAGGGCAAGATCGAACAGGTCGGCACGGCCGATGATGTCTATGATACGCCCAACTCCCCCTTCGTCTTCTCCTTCATCGGCGAATCCTCCAGCCTGCCGGTGACGATCCGCGATGGCCACGTGCTGTTCCAGGGCGAAAGCATCGGCATCGATGAGGGCGGCACGGGCGAGGGCGAGCTTTTCTTCCGGCCCGAAGATGTGGCGCTGACGGAAGAAAAAGACGCGCTTTACGGCAAGGTCACCACCTGTCGCCGCCTTGCCGGCACCCGTATCGCCGAAATCGACATCGCCAATAACGGCCATGAACCCTATCACCTCGAAATCGAGGTGCCACTCAACGCCGCCGTGGCTGTTGGCGCGGAACTGCGCTTCCGCCCGACGCGATGGAAGGTGTTTGGGAAGAAGTAGGGAGAGGTGACCGTAAACGACGGTTGCTGATTCATCGCTCTCTAACGCGCGTCACGTTTAATCTGATTCCACAGTACACCGCAGTTGAAATCATCGACGGTGCTGGGTGTCGTTACCCCCCTCTGTCCTGCCGGACATCTCCCCCTCAAGGGGGGAGATCGACATGCCGTGAGGTTTAGGCTATCTCGATGTCGGAGAATGAAGTGGCTGTAGTGCTTCTCGCCGATCTCCCCCCTTGAGGGGGAGATGTCCGGCAGGACAGAGGGGGGTAACGACACCCAGCACCGTCGATGATTTCAACTGCGGTGTACTGTGATCTGATTCATGCGACGTGCTTTGAATCTTTGTTTTAAGCATGTCTTTGTCCCAAAACCGCTGCACAGTTTTGGGAGGCATGCTTTAGTTCTCCGTCATACCGGCCTTGAGCCGGTATCCAGCCAGCCCAAGTCCTTGGGCTGAAAGGAGTTCTTCTCGTCGCGAGAGAGCCGCACCGGCATTCGAGGTGCAGGTTTCTCCAAACGACGAAGCAATATTCAGAAACGGAAAAGGGCCGCCGAAGCGACCCTTCCATGAGTTTGGTCCTGTTTACAGACCCGGGACTGTTTCTCAACGTTCCGAAGGCAGAAGAGGTTTACAACGAGGGCTGCCCCGTCGAAAACACACCCTTTCCATTGCCTGCACCAGAGACCGAAATCTCACTAGACATTGGATCACCTCCTTCCGATACGTTGAACATAACTAGAAGGTAGTACGATTCGTGAGTAATGCAAGAGGTACCGTCACGACACCCGCATCACGATCTTGCCGATATGATTGCTGCTTTCCATCAGCCGGTGCGCGTCCACAACCTCGTCCAGCGTGAAGACCCGGTTGATGACCGGCGCAACCTGGCCACTTTCGACGAGCGGCCAGACCTGCTGGATGAGGTCGTCGCGGATGGCGCGTTTTTCGTCGGCGGTGCGGGGGCGCATGGTGGAGCCGGTGACGGTGAGGCGTTTGACCATGACCGGGGTGAGATTGACCTTCTCGGCAACCGCGCCGCCCAGAAAGGCGATGATGGACAGGCAGCCATCCTTGGCGAGTGCGGAAAGGTTCTTTTCGAAGTAGGCCGCACCGATCATGTCGAGAACGACATCGACGCCCTTGCCGCCGGTCTCGGTCTTGATCACGGCGGCGAAATCCTCTTCGCGGTAGTTGATCGCGCGTTTGGCGCCAAGCGTCACGCAGGCTTCGCATTTCTCCGCCGAACCGGCCGTGGCATAGACCTCGGCCCCAAAGGCTTTGGCAAGCTGGATCGCCGTCGTGCCGATGCCGCTGGTGCCACCATGAATGAGGACGGTTTCGCCTTCGGTCAGACCCGCCATCTGGAAGAGATTGGCCCAGACGGTAAAGAAGGTTTCCGGCAGCGCTGCCGCCTTGACGGCATCATAACCCTTGGGAAAGGGCAGGGCCTGGCCGACCGGCACGGTGCAATATTCCGCGTAGCCGCCGCCATTGGCGAGCGCGCAGACTTTATCACCCGGTTTGAATTCGGTGACACCTTCACCGAGCGCAACCACCTCTCCGGCGATTTCCAGCCCGAGGATGGGGCTTGCGTCCTTCGGCGGCGGATAGGTGCCCTGCCTCTGCGCGACATCGGGACGGTTGACCCCCGCCGCCTCGACCTTCACGAGAATCGCGCCTTTTTCGGGTTTCGGCAAAGGCGCCTGCGAAAGCCGCATGACCTCCGGGCCGCCATGGGAGGGAAGGTCGATGAAGCGCATTGTTTCGGGCAGGGTCGTGGGATCGGACATGGGCGAGGGCAACTCCCTGAGGATTGGCATTTCCTTAAAATGTAGGCCGG comes from Rhizobium rhizogenes and encodes:
- the cysW gene encoding sulfate ABC transporter permease subunit CysW, whose amino-acid sequence is MSETASRTSSRPFRDPASESLPARLALVAIAFLFLAAFLVLPLVSVFFEAFRKGGEAFWEAIVEPDALSAIRLTLLVAAISVPLNVVFGVAAAWAIAKFEFKGKAFLITLIDLPFSISPVISGLVYVILFSAHSVLGPWLKSYGIEILFAVPGIVLATIFVTFPFVARELIPLMQDQGNGDEEAAISLGASGWQTFWYVTLPNIKWGLLYGVLLCNARAMGEFGAVSVVSGHIRGETNTMPLHVEILYNEYNIGAAFAVATLLAGLALVTLVLKTILEIRFGAGNAAGKH
- a CDS encoding sulfate/molybdate ABC transporter ATP-binding protein, which gives rise to MEVKVSGITKQFDRFPALNDVSLDIRSGELIALLGPSGSGKTTLLRLIAGLEQPTQGQIFFGDEDASHRTVQERNVGFVFQHYALFRHMTVADNIAFGLKVRPSANRPPKAEIRKRVSELLDMVHLSGLEKRYPTQLSGGQRQRVALARAVAIEPKVLLLDEPFGALDAKVRKELRRWLREFHDRTGHTTVFVTHDQEEALELADRVVVMSQGKIEQVGTADDVYDTPNSPFVFSFIGESSSLPVTIRDGHVLFQGESIGIDEGGTGEGELFFRPEDVALTEEKDALYGKVTTCRRLAGTRIAEIDIANNGHEPYHLEIEVPLNAAVAVGAELRFRPTRWKVFGKK
- a CDS encoding NAD(P)H-quinone oxidoreductase, with protein sequence MSDPTTLPETMRFIDLPSHGGPEVMRLSQAPLPKPEKGAILVKVEAAGVNRPDVAQRQGTYPPPKDASPILGLEIAGEVVALGEGVTEFKPGDKVCALANGGGYAEYCTVPVGQALPFPKGYDAVKAAALPETFFTVWANLFQMAGLTEGETVLIHGGTSGIGTTAIQLAKAFGAEVYATAGSAEKCEACVTLGAKRAINYREEDFAAVIKTETGGKGVDVVLDMIGAAYFEKNLSALAKDGCLSIIAFLGGAVAEKVNLTPVMVKRLTVTGSTMRPRTADEKRAIRDDLIQQVWPLVESGQVAPVINRVFTLDEVVDAHRLMESSNHIGKIVMRVS